One window of the Trifolium pratense cultivar HEN17-A07 linkage group LG2, ARS_RC_1.1, whole genome shotgun sequence genome contains the following:
- the LOC123903871 gene encoding cyclin-D4-1-like: MAESFDSATSNLLCSENNSTCFDDDLECNDVFDGSGIISPSWDYTNLNLDNVGSDSFVCFVALSEEIVRVMVDKEKDHLPRDDYLMRLRSGDLDLSVRREALDWIWKAHAYYGFGPLSLCLSVNYLDRFLSVYQLPKGVSWTVQLLAVACFSLAAKMEEVKVPHSVDLQVGEPRFVFHAKTIQRMELMVLSTLGWKMQALTPCSFIDYFLAKISCEKLAEKSSIARSVQLILNIIKGIDFLEFRYSEIAAAVAISVLKEIPVQEVDTAITDFVIVEKDRVLKCVELIKDLSLIKVGGTKYTTFVPQSPIGVLDTGGCMSFKSDELTNGSCPNSLHNSPNTKRRKIDGPSNGSSQS, encoded by the exons ATGGCTGAAAGTTTTGACAGTGCTACATCTAATCTTTTATGTTCTGAGAACAATAGCACATGTTTTGATGATGATTTGGAATGTAATGATGTTTTTGATGGTTCTGGTATTATCTCACCTTCATGGGATTACACAAACCTTAACTTAGACAACGTTGGATCGGattcatttgtttgttttgttgcaCTGAGTGAAGAAATTGTGAGGGTTATGGTTGATAAAGAGAAGGATCATTTGCCAAGAGATGATTATTTGATGAGATTGCGTAGTGGTGATTTGGATTTGAGTGTTAGAAGAGAAGCTCTTGATTGGATTTGGAAG GCTCATGCTTACTATGGATTTGGACCCTTGAGCCTTTGCCTATCTGTGAACTACTTGGATCGGTTCCTATCAGTTTACCAATTACCG AAAGGTGTGAGTTGGACTGTGCAATTGTTAGCTGTAGCTTGCTTTTCACTTGCTGCTAAAATGGAGGAAGTGAAAGTGCCTCATTCTGTAGATTTGCAG GTTGGAGAACCAAGGTTTGTATTCCATGCTAAAACCATTCAAAGAATGGAACTAATGGTACTAAGCACATTAGGATGGAAAATGCAGGCGTTAACTCCTTGTTCCTTCATAGACTATTTCCTTGCTAAGATCAGTTGCGAAAAACTTGCCGAAAAGTCATCGATTGCAAGATCAGTACAGCTTATCCTAAACATAATCAAGG GTATTGACTTCTTGGAATTCAGGTATTCTGAAATCGCTGCAGCGGTAGCAATTTCTGTTTTAAAGGAGATTCCAGTACAAGAAGTTGATACGGCCATAACTGATTTTGTCATTGTAGAAAAG GATAGAGTTCTAAAGTGTGTTGAATTGATAAAAGATCTTTCCTTGATCAAGGTTGGTGGTACCAAGTATACAACATTTGTGCCTCAAAGTCCTATTGGGGTGCTTGATACAGGAGGGTGCATGAGTTTTAAGAGTGATGAATTAACAAATGGGTCATGTCCAAATTCTTTACATAATAGTCCAAATACTaaaaggagaaaaattgatGGACCTTCAAATGGATCTTCACAATCATGA